From a region of the Poecile atricapillus isolate bPoeAtr1 chromosome 16, bPoeAtr1.hap1, whole genome shotgun sequence genome:
- the ACACB gene encoding acetyl-CoA carboxylase 2 isoform X2 codes for MLPAALLLLAVLLLVWAKMSNSRCEQEKEQSPAGLPSAGGPPARPSPAGRQPPRAGAEQEQLAVYNPAALRRPGLAKFVLGSFDDNSSDDELMATAFRVGRRRSSLAGVGGTVPEPPTVSAPLEPSAGIRPSMSGPNLAKRSHRKMDLQRDFSVASPAEFVTRFGGNRVIEKVLIANNGIAAVKCMRSIRRWAYEMFRNERAIRFVVMVTPEDLKANAEYIKMADHYVPVPGGTNNNNYANVELIVDISKRIPVQAVWAGWGHASENHKLPELLQKNGIAFLGPPSDAMWALGDKVASTIVAQTLEIPTLPWSGSGLVAQWSEEDQNHQQTISIPLETYAQGCVKDMEEGLEVARRIGYPLMIKAAEGGGGKGIRKVEAAEEFSACFRQVQAEAPGSPIFLMQLAQHARHLEVQVLADEYGNAISLFSRDCSIQRRHQKIIEEAPATIAAPAVTEMMEKCAVRLAEMVGYVSAGTVEYLYGEDGSFHFLELNPRLQVEHPCTEMVADVNLPAAQLQIAMGIPLHRIKDIRVLYGESPWGDTPICFHSPSNPPVPRGHVIAARITSENPEEGFKPSSGTVQELNFRSSKNVWGYFSVAAAGGLHEFADSQFGHCFSWGENREEAISNMVVALKELSIRGDFRTTVEYLIKLLETESFQSNKIHTGWLDHLIAEKVQAEKPDTMLGVVCGALNVADAAFRTCMTDFLHTLERGQVLPAASLLNIVDVELIYEGVKYILQVARQSLTTYVIIMNHTHIEIDVHRLNDGGLLLSYDGCSYTTYMKEEIDRYRITIGNKTCTFEKEKDPTVLRSPCAGKLLQYMVEDGGHVDEGKVYAEIEVMKIVMTLAVEEAGRLHYIKRPGALLEAGCIIARLQLDDPSKVKPAQPFTGSLPAQQTLPITGEKQHQVLRNVLDNLTNVMNGYCLPEPYFKTKVKEWVAQLMKTLRDPALPLLELQEIMTSISGRIPLAVEKSIRKVMAQYASNITSVLCRFPSQQIANVLDTHAATLQRKAEREVFFMNTQSLVQLVQRYRSGIRGYMKAVVLDLLRRYLQVETQFQHAHYDKCVISLREQCKPNMTPVLESIFSHAQVAKKNQLVIMLIDHLCGRDPTLTDELMTILHELTQLSKAEHSKVALRARQVLIASHMPSYELRHNQVESIFISAIDMYGHEYCPENLKKLILSETSIFDVLPVFFYHTNEVVRMAALEVYVRRGYIAYELQSLQHQQLSDGTCLVEFQFMLPSSHPNRMSVPISVSNPDLARHSTELFMDSGFCPTSQRMGVMVAFHRFEDFTRHFDEVISCFANTPSDSGLLSEAQATTYDEEDTKNIREEPIHILNIALCSADYVEDEKLVPIFRAFAQSKKNILVECGLRRITFLIAQQREFPKFFTFRARDEFAEDRIYRHLEPALAFQLELSRMRNFDLTAIPCANHRMHLYLGAARVQAGTEATDYRFFIRAIVRHSDLITKEASFEYLQNEGERMLLEAMDELEVAFNNTTVRTDCNHIFLNFVPTVIMDPSKIEESVRSMVMRYGSRLWKLRVLQAEVKINIRLTPTATAIPIRLFLTNESGYYLDISLYKEVRDLSTGSIMFQSYGDKQGPQHGMLINTPYVTKDLLQAKRFQAQSLGTTYVYDFPEMIRQALFKLWGSSDLYPKDILTYTELVIDSQGHLVQMNRVPGGNEVGMVAFKMKLKTPEYPKGRDIVLICNDITHKIGSFGPEEDLVFLRASELARAEGIPRIYIAANSGARIGFADEIKNLFQVAWVDPAEPDKGFRYLYLTPQDYTKVSTMNSVRCEHVEEGGESRYVLLDIIGKDNGFGVENLRAAGTIAGESSRAYDEIVTISMVSCRAIGIGAYLVRLGQRVIQVENSHIILTGVTALNKVLGREVYTSNNQLGGVQIMHNNGVSHVTVPDDFEGVYTILQWLSYIPKDNHSPVPVTAISDPVEREIDFVPSKVPYDPRWMLAGRPHPTLKGTWQSGFFDQGSFMEIMKPWAQTVVVGRARLGGLPVGVIAVETRTVEVTIPADPANLDSEAKIIQQAGQVWFPDSAFKTAQAIRDFNREHLPLMIFANWRGFSSGMKDMYDQMLKFGAFIVDSLRDFKQPVLVYIPPHAELRGGSWVVIDSTINPLHVELYADKESRGGILEPGGTVEIKFRKKDLVKTMRRIDKVYAELVEQLGTPELSAAQRKQLEKQLKAREELLLPVYHQVAVRFADLHDTPGRMQEKGVITDILEWKSARSFLYWRLRRLLLEEMVKGEVLKANSELSHIHIQSMLRRWFMETEGAEKGYLWDNNQVVVEWLEKHMQEEDGTPSAIRENIKYLKRDYILKHIRSLLQANPELTMDCIVQMAQHITGPQKAQVAHLLSRVDTDDPS; via the exons ATGCTGCCGGCTGCGCTGCTCCTGCTCGCTGTGCTGCTGCTCGTTTGGGCCAAAATGTCCAACTCACGGTGtgagcaggagaaggagcagagcCCGGCGGGGCTGCCTTCCGCAGGCGGGCCCCCGGCACGGCCGAGCCCCGCGGGCCGGCAGCCGCCGCGGGCGGGCgcggagcaggagcagctcgcCGTGTACAACCCCGCGGCGCTGCGCCGCCCGGGCCTCGCCAAATTCGTGCTGGGCTCCTTCGACGACAACTCCTCCGATGATGAGCTGATGGCCACGGCCTTCAGGGTGGGCCGGCGGCGCAGCAGCCTGGCCGGGGTGGGGGGTACCGTCCCCGAGCCCCCCACCGTGAGCGCCCCTCTGGAGCCCAGCGCCGGCATCAG GCCCAGCATGTCGGGGCCCAACCTGGCAAAGAGGAGCCACAGGAAGATGGACCTGCAGcgggatttttctgttgcctCCCCAGCAGAGTTTGTCACCCGCTTTGGGGGAAACCGTGTCATTGAGAAG gtCCTCATAGCCAACAACGGCATCGCTGCTGTCAAGTGCATGCGCTCCATCCGCCGCTGGGCCTACGAGATGTTCCGCAACGAGCGCGCCATTCGCTTCGTGGTCATGGTCACCCCCGAGGACCTCAAGGCTAACGCAG AGTACATCAAGATGGCAGATCACTATGTGCCTGTTCCTGGAGGGACGAACAACAACAACTACGCCAACGTGGAGCTGATTGTGGACATTTCCAAACGCATCCCAGTCCAG GCGGtgtgggctggctggggacacgCCTCGGAGAACCAcaagctgccagagctgctgcagaaaaatgGGATAGCTTTCCTAG GTCCCCCCAGTGATGCCATGTGGGCGCTGGGGGACAAAGTCGCCTCCACCATCGTGGCTCAGACCCTGGAGATCCCCACACTGCCGTGGAGCGGGAGTG GTCTGGTGGCCCAGTGGTCTGAGGAGGACCAGAATCATCAGCAGACCATCAGCATCCCCCTGGAGACGTACGCGCAGGGCTGCGTGAAGGATATGGAGGAAGGCCTGGAG GTGGCCAGGAGGATCGGCTACCCCCTGATGATCAAGGCAGCAGAAGGTGGCGGGGGAAAAGGAATCCGAAAAGTGGAGGCAGCAGAGGAATTTAGTGCCTGTTTCCGGCAG GTGCAGGCGGAGGCGCCCGGATCCCCCATTTTCCTGATGCAGCTGGCGCAGCACGCGCGGCACCTGGAGGTGCAGGTCCTGGCAGATGAGTATGGCAACGCCATCTCCCTCTTCAGCCGCGACTGCTCCATCCAGCGCCGCCACCAGAAGATCATCGAGGAGGCGCCGGCCACCATTGCTGCCCCCGCTGTCACTGAGATGATGGAGAAG TGCGCTGTCCGCCTGGCCGAGATGGTTGGGTACGTCAGTGCAGGCACCGTGGAGTATCTGTACGGCGAGGACGGGAGCTTCCACTTCCTGGAGCTGAACCCCCGGCTGCAGGTGGAGCACCCGTGCACGGAGATGGTGGCAGATGTGAACCTCCCGGCTGCCCAGCTGCAG ATTGCAATGGGCATCCCCTTGCACAGGATAAAAGACATCCGGGTGCTGTATGGGGAGAGCCCCTGGGGGGACACCCCCATCTGCTTCCACAGCCCCTCCAACCCCCCCGTGCCCAGAGGCCATGTCATCGCTGCCCGGATCACCAGCGAAAACCCCGAGgag GGTTTCAAGCCCAGCTCAGGGACAGTGCAGGAGCTGAATTTCCGCAGCAGCAAGAACGTCTGGGGGTACTTCAGCGTGGCAGCAGCCGGGGGGCTGCACGAATTTGCTGATTCCCAGTTTGGACACTGCTTCTCATGGGGAGAGAACCGGGAGGAGGCCATCTC GAACATGGTGGTGGCCCTGAAGGAGCTGTCTATCCGTGGGGATTTCCGGACCACGGTGGAGTACCTGATCAAGCTGCTGGAGACAGAGAGCTTCCAGAGCAACAAGATACACACAGGCTGGCTGGACCACCTGATCGCTGAGAAAGTGCAG GCAGAGAAGCCAGACACGATGCTGGGGGTTGTCTGTGGTGCCCTGAACGTGGCAGATGCTGCTTTCAGGACGTGCATGACTGACTTCCTGCACACACTGGAGAG GGGCcaggtgctgccagcagcctcCCTGCTGAACATCGTTGATGTGGAGCTCATCTATGAGGGTGTGAAGTACATTCTGCAG GTCGCCCGCCAGTCACTGACCACCTACGTGATCATCATGAACCACACGCACATCGAGATCGACGTGCACCGGCTCAACGACGgggggctgctgctctcctaCGACGGCTGCAGCTACACCACCTACATGAAAGAGGAGATCGACAG GTACAGGATCACCATCGGCAACAAAACGTGCACCTTCGAGAAGGAGAAGGACCCGACGGTGCTGCGCTCGCCCTGCGCGGGGAAGCTGCTGCAGTACATGGTGGAGGACGGTGGCCACGTGGACGAGGGGAAGGTTTATGCGGAGATCGAG GTGATGAAGATCGTCATGACGCTGGCAGTGGAGGAGGCGGGGAGGCTGCACTACATCAAGCGGCCGGGAGCGCTGCTGGAGGCCGGCTGTATCATCGCCCGCCTCCAGCTCGATGATCCCTCCAAAGTGAAGCCT GCACAGCCATTCACGGGGagtctcccagcccagcagaccCTCCCCATCACTGGTGAGAAGCAGCACCAGGTTCTCCGCAACGTTCTGGACAACCTGACCAACGTCATGAATGGCTACTGTCTGCCCGAGCCCTACTTCAAGACCAAG GTGAAGGAATGGGTGGCACAGCTGATGAAGACCCTGCGggaccctgccctgcccctgctggagctgcaggagatcATGACGAGCATTTCAGGCAGAATCCCGCTGGCTGTGGAGAAGTCCATCCGGAAGGTGATGGCGCAATACGCCAGCAACATCACCTCCGTGCTCTGCCGCTTCCCCAGCCAGCAG ATTGCCAACGTACTGGACACTCACGCAGCCACGCTGCAGAGGAAGGCTGAGCGGGAGGTCTTCTTCATGAACACACAGAGCCTGGTGCAGCTGGTACAGAG GTACCGCAGCGGCATCCGGGGCTACATGAAGGCAGTGGTGCTGGACCTGCTCAGGCGCTACCTGCAAGTGGAGACACAGTTCCAGCATG ctcacTACGACAAGTGTGTCATCAGCCTGCGGGAGCAATGCAAACCCAACATGACCCCTGTGCTGGAGAGTATTTTCTCCcatgcccaggtggccaagaagaaCCAGCTGGTGATCATGTTAATT GACCACCTGTGTGGCCGTGACCCTACACTGACAGATGAGCTGATGACCATCCTCCATGAGCTGACACAGCTCAGCAAGGCAGAGCACTCCAAAGTGGCACTGAGAGCCCGGCAG GTGCTCATTGCCTCTCACATGCCCTCCTACGAGCTGCGGCACAACCAGGTTGAGTCCATCTTCATCTCCGCTATCGACATGTACGGACACGAGTACTGCCCTGAGAATCTGAAG AAACTGATCCTGTCAGAAACCTCCATCTTTGATGTGCTTCCTGTGTTCTTCTACCACACCAACGAGGTGGTGCGCATGGCAGCGCTGGAG GTGTACGTGCGGCGGGGGTACATTGCCTACGAgctgcagagcctgcagcaccagcagctctctgATGGCACCTGCCTCGTGGAGTTCCAGTTCATGCTGCCCTCCTCCCACCCCAACAG GATGTCTGTCCCTATCAGCGTCTCCAACCCTGACCTGGCCCGGCACAGCACTGAGCTCTTCATGGACAGTGGCTTTTGCCCCACGAGCCAGAGGATGGGAGTCATGGTGGCCTTCCACAGATTTGAGGACTTCACAAG GCACTTCGATGAAGTGATCTCGTGCTTTGCCAACACCCCATCGGACAGCGGGCTCCTCAGCGAGGCACAGGCCACCACCTACGATGAAGAGGACACCAAG AACATCCGTGAGGAGCCCATCCACATCCTCAACATTGCGCTCTGCTCGGCTGACTACGTGGAGGACGAGAAGCTGGTGCCCATCTTCAGAGCCTTTGCCCAGTCCAAG AAAAATATCCTGGTTGAATGTGGTCTCCGGAGAATCACGTTCCTCATTGCCCAGCAG AGAGAATTCCCAAAGTTTTTCACGTTCAGAGCCAGGGATGAG TTCGCAGAGGATCGGATCTACCGGCACCTGGAGCCGGCGCTCGCcttccagctggagctgagccgCATGCGCAACTTCGACCTGACGGCCATCCCCTGTGCCAACCACAGGATGCACCTGTACCTGGGGGCTGCCAGGGTGCAGGCGGGCACCGAGGCCACCGACTACCGCTTCTTCATCCGCGCCATCGTGCGCCACTCCGACCTCATCACCAag GAGGCTTCCTTCGAGTACCTGCAGAACGAGGGCGAGCGGATGCTTCTGGAGGCCATGGATGAGCTGGAGGTGGCCTTCAACAACACCACTGTGCGCACTGACTGCAACCACATCTTCCTCAACTTCGTGCCCACTGTCATCATGGACCCGTCCAAG ATTGAGGAGTCAGTGCGCTCCATGGTGATGCGCTACGGCAGCCGCCTCTGGAAGCTGCGGGTGCTGCAGGCCGAGGTGAAGATCAACATCCGCCTGACGCCCACTGCCACCGCCATCCCCATCCGCCTCTTCCTCACCAACGAGTCAGGATATTACCTGGACATCAGCCTCTACAAGGAAGTGAGGGACCTCAGCACTGGCAGT ATCATGTTCCAGTCATATGGGGACAAGCAGGGGCCGCAGCATGGGATGCTCATCAACACCCCCTATGTCACCAAGGACCTGCTTCAGGCCAAGCGGTTCCAGGCACAGTCCTTGGGCACCACCTATGTGTATGacttcccagagatgatcaggCAG GCTCTCTTCAAACTGTGGGGCTCCTCGGACCTGTATCCCAAGGACATCTTGACCTACACTGAGCTGGTCATAGACTCACAGGGGCACCTTGTGCAGATGAACAGGGTCCCTGGAGGCAACGAG GTGGGGATGGTTGCTTTCAAAATGAAGCTGAAGACCCCTGAGTACCCCAAAGGCCGGGACATTGTGCTCATCTGCAACGACATCACACACAAGATTGGCTCCTTTGGGCCTGAGGAGGACCTGGTGTTCCTGAGGGCCTCGGAGCTGGCACGGGCTGAGGGCATCCCCCGTATCTACATCGCCGCCAACAGCGGCGCCCGCATCGGCTTCGCTGATGAGATCAAGAACTTGTTCCAGGTGGCCTGGGTGGACCCAGCCGAGCCCGACAAG GGGTTCAGGTACCTGTACCTGACTCCCCAGGACTACACGAAGGTCAGCACCATGAACTCGGTGCGCTGTGAGCATGTGGAAGAAGGCGGTGAGTCGAG gtATGTCCTGCTGGACATCATTGGGAAAGAcaatggatttggggtggaaaacCTGAGAGCTGCTGGTACCATCGCTGGGGAGTCCTCCCGTGCCTACGACGAAATAGTGACCATCAGCATG gtgagctgtCGTGCCATCGGGATCGGTGCCTACCTGGTGAGGCTGGGCCAGCGCGTTATCCAGGTGGAGAACTCCCACATCATCCTCACGGGTGTCACGGCACTCAACAAG GTGCTGGGACGGGAGGTTTACACATCCAACAACCAGCTGGGAGGAGTGCAGATCATGCACAACAACGGCGTTTCCCACGTCACTGTCCCAGATGACTTTGAGGGGGTCTACACCATCCTGCAGTGGCTCTCATACATACCCAAG GATAACCACAGCCCGGTGCCTGTCACTGCCATAAGTGATCCTGTTGAAAGAGAAATTGATTTTGTCCCTTCCAAAGTCCCCTATGACCCCAGGTGGATGCTGGCAGGGAGACCCCATCCAA CTCTCAAAGGGACCTGGCAGAGCGGCTTCTTCGACCAGGGCAGCTTCATGGAGATCATGAAGCCGTGGGCTCAGACTGTGGTGGTTGGCAGAGCAAG GCTGGGAGGTCTCCCCGTGGGTGTCATCGCTGTTGAGACCCGCACTGTGGAGGTGACAATACCTGCTGACCCTGCCAACCTGGACTCGGAGGCAAAG ATAATCCAGCAGGCTGGACAGGTCTGGTTCCCAgattctgcttttaaaacagCCCAGGCCATTCGGGACTTCAACCGGGAACACCTCCCGCTGATGATCTTTGCCAACTGGAGAGGCTTCTCCAGTGGCATGAAAG ACATGTACGACCAGATGCTGAAGTTTGGCGCCTTCATCGTGGACAGCCTGCGGGACTTcaagcagcctgtgctggtgtaCATTCCCCCTCACGCGGAGCTGCGCGGCGGCTCCTGGGTGGTCATCGACTCCACCATCAACCCCCTGCACGTGGAGCTCTACGCCGACAAGGAGAGCAG GGGAGGCATTTTGGAGCCTGGAGGAACAGTAGAGATCAAGTTCAGGAAGAAAGATTTGGTGAAGACAATGAGAAGGATTGATAAAGTTTATGCTGAGCTTGTTGAACAGCTGG GGACCCCCGAGCTGTCGGCGGCGCAGCGcaagcagctggagaagcagctgaaggcgcgggaggagctgctgctgcccgtgTACCACCAGGTGGCCGTGCGCTTCGCAGACCTGCACGACACCCCGGGCCGCATGCAGGAGAAAGGGGTGATCACG GACATCCTGGAATGGAAAAGCGCCCGCTCCTTCCTCTACTGGAGGCTGCggcggctgctgctggaggagatggTGAAGGGGGAGGTGCTGAAGGCCAACAGCGAGCTCAGCCACATCCACATCCAGTCCATGCTGCGGCGCTGGTTCATGGAGACGGAAGGAGCTGAGAAG GGCTACCTCTGGGACAACAACCAGGTGGTGGTGGAGTGGCTGGAGAAGCACATGCAGGAGGAGGACGGCACCCCGTCAGCCATCAGGGAGAACATCAAGTACCTGAAGAGGGACTACATCCTCAAGCACATCCGGAG CTTGCTCCAGGCCAACCCTGAGCTGACCATGGACTGCATCGTGCAGATGGCTCAGCACATCACCGGGCCACAGAAGGCCCAGGTCGCCCATCTCCTGTCCAGGGTGGACACTGATGACCCCTCCTGA